Genomic DNA from Sphingobium sp. WTD-1:
TCCGCCAATAAGGCTTCGAGCCGCTCCTTTCGCTCGATTGCGGGGAGAGACTTCAAATCCATGCCGTCAAGGGAAAGAAGATCAAAAGCGAAGAAATGGAACGGCGTGTCGGCTCGCTCCGCGCCATGGCCCCGTTTCAACACCGCCTGCAGCGCCGAAAAACTGGGATTGCCGTCAGCGTCAAAGGCGATGATCTCGCCGTCGATCAAGGCAGGCGGGAGGTCGAGCGCTTTTATGGCTCCGGCCAAAGCACCAAATTTGTCCGTCCAGTCCAGGCCGCTGCGCGTATATATTTTTATCGCTTCGCCACTGGCTGCAACGAGCGCGCGATATCCGTCATATTTGATCTCGTGCAGCCATTCGTTGCCGACCGGTACATGGTCGACCAAAGTTGCAAGCTGCGGCTTGATGAAGCGCGGCATAGCCTCCGTTCTGGCGATCGCCTTCACCTTCGTCCTGCCGATCTTTGCATTATGCGCGTTTGCCGCCTGCATCCTATCCGTGAATGTCTTGCCCCTTGCGCCTTTCAATGACTGCGTGCCGGCGATGTCCCCGGCGATTTGCGCCATGGATCGGTCAGTCAGAACACTTGTCAGCGCGCGCTCGACCAGATCGCCATTCCGGCGGGCTTCGCCATCCTCAATCTTGCGGAGCAGCCAATTCTCGCGCTTTTCGCCCGCGCGCCCCTTCATCCGCACCAGCAGCCATTCCCCCTTCATCCGTTCGCCATGCAGGATGAAATGGAGATGGCCATCCTCTATATCCTTCGCGCTCTTTCCCGGGATCGGTTCCCACCAACCGCGGTCCCAGAGCATCACACTGCCGCCGCCATATTCGCCCTTGGGAATATTACCCTCGAAACTGCCATAGCTCAGAGGATGATCTTCGGTGCGGACAGCAAGCCGCTTGTCATCGGGATCCAGGCTCGGCCCCTTGGTGACGGCCCAGCTCTTGAGCACGCCATCGACTTCCAGCCGGAAGTCCCAGTGCAGCCTTGTGGCGGCATGTTTCTGGACAACGAAACTGTTGCCGCCCTTCTTTGCCATCTTGCCTTCAGGCTCGCTGGTGCGATTGAAGTCCCGTTTGGCATTATAGGAGGCAAGGGGATTGATCCGGCTCATTCGCCCTGTCGCTCCTCGGACGCGAGCCAGCGCCGTTCCACAAAGCCCAGCAGGCTGAGCATAAGGATCGCGACGAGAGTGGCACTGGCGACTAGGGGCCAGAGGGCAGCGCCGGAAGCGATTCCGATCATCGACGCCAGCCAGATATGGGCTGCCGTGGTCAGATTCTTGATCTCACCCTTGCTGAATATGATGAGGCCAGTCGCTATGATGCCCGAAAATGCGGCAGAATGTTGATTTCCACTGAGAAGTGACCCGGGTAGGGCATAAATTTCCACTGAGAATTGACCCATGTTGAACTCGTCCCTGGCTTTGGCAAGCGAGGGTATATGGAGTGTTGGACATGGCGTTATTGAGCGTTATCCGGCGCTGGCATTTTCGCGATCATCTGCCGATCCGGGAGATAGCACGGCGCACCGGACTATCACGCAACACGATCCGCAAATATTTGCGGTCCGAGACGATCTATCCGCTTTTCAAGGTGCCTGATCGACCAAGCAAACTGGACCCATTTGCTGAGCATCTGGCGGCCTGGCTACGGCGCGATATGGGCCGATCGCGCAAGCAGAAGCGCACGATCAAGCAGTTTCACGCCGATCTGGTGAGCCTGGGTTATGAAGGATCCTACAACCGGGTTGCCGCTTTTGCTCGGGACTGGCGCGAAGATTATCGGCGCCAGCAACAGATTGGCGGGCGTGGGACATTCGTGCCCCTGTCGTTTGCGCCGGGGGAAGCTTTCCAGTTTGATTGGAGTGAGGACTGGGCAATCATTGCCGGGGTTCGGACCAAGCTGCAGGTCGCGCATTTCAAGCTCAGTTACAGCCGGGCATTCATCGTGCGCGCCTACCTGCTGCAAACCCATGAGATGCTGTTCGACGCCCATAATCACGCCTTCCGCGTGCTGGGCGGCGTGCCGCGCCGGGGTATCTATGACAATATGCGCACGGCCGTCGACAAGGTCGGGCGTGGCAAGGAACGCACCGTCAACGCACGCTTCCTGACGATGGTCAGCCATTATCTGTTTGAAGCCGAGTTCTGTAACCCGGCTGCGGGATGGGAAAAGGGGCAGGTCGAGAAGAATGTCCAGGATGCGCGGCACCGTCTGTGGCAACCCACGCCGCAGGCCGAGAGCCTTGATGAGTTGAACCTGTGGCTGGAGGAGCGCTGCAAGGCGTTATGGGAGGACATCCCTCACGGGATCGAACCCGGGTCGGTTGCCAATGCCTGGGCCGATGAATCTGAGTGTCTGATGGTTGCGGGCAGGCCCTTCGATGGTTTTGTGGAATATCGCAAACGGGTATCGCCGACGTGCCTCATCCATTTTGAGCGCAATCGCTACAGCGTACCGGCCTCTTTCGCCAATCGCACTGTCAGCCTGCGCGTCTATCCTGATCGCTTCCAGGTCGTCGCCGAGGGGCAGCCAATCTGCGCACATCAGCGCATCATCAACCGCTCTCACGACGGTCCAGGTCATACGGTTTATGACTGGCGCCATTATCTGGCGGTCGTGCAGCGCAAGCCCGGCGCCCTGCGCAACGGTGCGCCCTTCCTTGAGCTACCCGATGCGTTCCAGCGTCTGCAGCGACATCTGTTGCGCAATCCCGGCGGCGACAGGGAAATGGTCGAAATACTGGCGCTGGTTCTTCATCATGATGAGCAACTGGTGCTGACGGCGGTCACCATGGCGCTGGAGGCTGGCGTTCCGACCAAGACCCATATCCTCAATCTGCTCTATAGGCTGGTCGACGGAAAACCGATCTCCACGCCACCGGTGACGGCGCCCCAGGCGCTCCAACTGGTCAGCGAGCCGGTGGCCAATGTCGAACGCTATGATGATCTGCGCAAGGAGAAGCGTCATGCGTCATGACCCTGCCAGCGGCGCCATCGTTGTCATGCTCCGCAGCCTCAAGATGCATGGCATGGCGCAGGCCGTCACCGATCTCATGGAACAGGGATCTCCAGCCTTCGAAGCCGCCATCCCGATCCTCTCCCAGTTGCTCAAAGCCGAGACAGCAGAACGGGAGGTTCGATCTGTGGCCTATCAGCTCAAGATCGCGCGCTTCCCTGTCTATCGCGATCTGGCCGGCTTCGACTTTACCAGTAGCGAGGTCAATGAAGCTCTGGTGCGTCAGTTGCATCGCTGCGACTTCATCGACATCGCCGACAATATCGTGCTGGTCGGCGGTCCTGGCACCGGCAAGAGCCATGTGGCAACGGCGCTGGGCATCCAGGCCATCGAACATCATCGAAAGCGCGTCCGCTTCTTCTCGACGGTCGAACTGGTCAATGCGCTCGAGCAGGAAAAAGCACAGGGCAAGGCCGGTCAGATCGCCAATCGCCTCCTGCACTCCGATCTCGTTATCCTGGATGAGCTTGGATATCTGCCGTTCAGTGCTTCAGGTGGCGCGCTGCTCTTCCACCTGCTGAGCAAACTCTACGAGCGCACCAGCGTCATCATCACCACAAACCTGAGCTTCAGCGAATGGGCCACCGTGTTCGGCGACGCCAAAATGACCACGGCGCTTCTCGATCGGCTTACCCATCACTGCCACATCCTGGAGACCGGCAACGATAGCTTCCGCTTCAAGAACAGCTCTGCCAAGCAGGCCAGAACCCAAAGGAGAAAACCACGGGTTGACCCAACCATGACACCCGAAACATAATCCGCAGACGGGTCACTTCTCGATGGAAAACCCGGGTCACTTCTCAGTGGAAATCAACACGCAGAAGCTTCGAAGACCCGCAGGGGATCTATATTTCCCTCGCCTTGCAACTGATTGTGCAGCGCGATTGCGCAGACAGTCATGAGGGCGCTGGTGAAGCAGATGAGGCCATGGGTGCGTAGCCCCGCTGCATGGCCGCGTATCTGTCGGTCGAGCCCCAAAAGCAGGCCGAGCAGAGCAGCAATGCTCAGGCGCAGCAGGACCGGCCCGTCGATAAGGTGGAGCGGGGTATCGGGATTCAGCGTCATCACGCGCTTTTGCGCTTGGCTGCAGGCGCACGCATATTGCCAGTCGCCGATCCGCTTTTCGACCTCTTCTTCGTCGCTGGGGTGCGAGCCGTTTCTCCTGCTGACTTCTTGAGCGCCGCCATCAGGTCGATGACATTGCCGCCCTTGCGCGCCGGCTCATCGTCCACCTCTTCTATTATCCGCTTCCCCTTGGACTTTTTCTTCTTTTCGATCAGGCGATGGAGCGCATCGACATAGCGATCGCGAAACTCTTCCGGCTTGAAGGGCGCCGTTCGCTTGTCGATGATGCTGGTAGCAAGATCGAGCATGTCCTCATCCGCCGTATCGGCAGGCAAACCTCGGAAATATGTCTGCGCCTTGGTTACCTCGTCGGCGTAGCGCAGAACTTCCATGACCAGCCCCCGTCCACAGGGTTTGATCGATACCAGCTGTTCCCGTCCACGGACCGACAATTGGCCAAGTCCGACCTTCTTTGCCTTTCGCAGCGCATCCCGCAGCACCGCATAGGCCTCTTCTGCGAGGTCATCGGCGGGTACGACGAAATAAGGCTTCTCATAATAAAGAACGTCGATCGCATCGGCCTCGACGAACTGGACGAGGTCGAGGGTCTTGCGGCTCTCAATCTTGACCGCTTCGATTTCCTCCTGTTCGAGCAGCACATAATTGCCTTTTGAAAGCTCGAACCCCTTGAGGATCTCATCTCGGTCGACGGGTCCCACGCCGCTCACGACCTTTTCATAATGGATGGGTTTGCCGGTGGGCTCGTGAATCTGACGAAAGCTGACCGCCGCGCCCGATTTGGTTGCGGGATACACTTCGACCGGGATGGACACCAGTGCCAGCTTGATCTGGCCCTGCCAAAATGCGCGTGCAGCCATGTGCGACCTCCGCGATGAGAGCGTGCAATCGGCAAGTTGGTTCCGTGATAGCCTCAAACAGAAAGCCGACAGCGCAGCTTCGCCAATCCCATGGGGTGGCAAGGCAAATCATTCATCTTCATGTTGCAACCATCTGGCCCCGGCACCTGATCGGGGCATGTCGCTGAACTTCCGCGCACGCGGAAGTTGCACAGCAGAGGCATTGCTCAGCCAATTCTCCCTCGAACCGCAGAACCCATTACGCGCCCAGGTGTTCTTTGCGCGAAGAAGGGATGGGCGCGTTCTGCTGATCCTGGCCCCTCAAGGAGATGACACATGCCGCTCAAGGCGCTGGCGCTTAACTGCACGCTCAAGGCGGACTCCCGCCAGGAGAGTTCGACCGACGCGATGATCGCCGTGTTGACGAAGGCCTTCAGCAAGAATGATGTGACGGTCAGCGAAACGGTCCGGGTTGCAGCCCTCGACATCAGGCCAGGCGTCAGCTCCGACGAAGGGGATGGCGATGCGTGGCCGGGACTGCGCGAGAAGATACTCGCTCATGACATTGTGATCTTCGGAGGACCGATCTGGATGGGGCAGATCAGCAGCACCGCCAAACGCGTCCTGGAGCGGATGGATGCCTTCCTCTCCGAAACCGACGATAAGGGTCGGATGCCGAGCTATGGGAAGGTCGCTGTCGCAGCAATCGTGGGTAATGAAGATGGCGCCCACTTCTGCTCCGCTCAGCTGTTCCAGGCTTTGAACGATGTGGGCTGGACGATCCCCGCTGTTGCGGCCTGCTATTGGGTCGGCGAAGCGATGGGGTCGGTCGATTTCAAGGATCTCGGCGAGACGCCGGAGGCGGTAATGAAGACGGCGGAAATGGTCGCCGGCAATGCCGCGCATCTCGCAAGCCTGCTTCAGTCCAGCCCTTATCCAGGCTGAACGCGATGGCCGGTCTGTCACGCCAAATCCGCGAAAATATCGTCCTCTACGGCGCGCTTTTCGCCAATGTCGGGATAGCGGTCGCCAAGTTCGCGGCGGCAGCGATCAGTGGCTCTTCTTCCATGCTGACCGAGGGTGTCCACTCGCTGGTCGATAGCGGAAATCAGGTTCTGCTGCTCTATGGTCAGGCAAAGGCGAGACGTCCCGCCGACGCCACCCATCCCTTCGGCTATGGCCGCGAACTCTATTTCTGGGCCTTCGTCGTCGCGATCCTGATCTTTGCCGTCGGCGCGGGCGTTTCGATCTACGAGGGCTGGTTGCACATCGCCGAACCTGAGCCCTTGCGTGATCCGACGATCAATTATGTGGTGCTGGGTGTCGCTGTGTTGCTTGAAGGAACAAGCTGGTTCATTGCGGTGCGCGAATTCAACGGCAAGCGCGGTGCCAGCAGTTGGTGGCAATCGATCCGCCGATCCAAGGATCCCGCCGGGTTCATTG
This window encodes:
- the istB gene encoding IS21-like element helper ATPase IstB, with protein sequence MRHDPASGAIVVMLRSLKMHGMAQAVTDLMEQGSPAFEAAIPILSQLLKAETAEREVRSVAYQLKIARFPVYRDLAGFDFTSSEVNEALVRQLHRCDFIDIADNIVLVGGPGTGKSHVATALGIQAIEHHRKRVRFFSTVELVNALEQEKAQGKAGQIANRLLHSDLVILDELGYLPFSASGGALLFHLLSKLYERTSVIITTNLSFSEWATVFGDAKMTTALLDRLTHHCHILETGNDSFRFKNSSAKQARTQRRKPRVDPTMTPET
- the istA gene encoding IS21 family transposase; translated protein: MALLSVIRRWHFRDHLPIREIARRTGLSRNTIRKYLRSETIYPLFKVPDRPSKLDPFAEHLAAWLRRDMGRSRKQKRTIKQFHADLVSLGYEGSYNRVAAFARDWREDYRRQQQIGGRGTFVPLSFAPGEAFQFDWSEDWAIIAGVRTKLQVAHFKLSYSRAFIVRAYLLQTHEMLFDAHNHAFRVLGGVPRRGIYDNMRTAVDKVGRGKERTVNARFLTMVSHYLFEAEFCNPAAGWEKGQVEKNVQDARHRLWQPTPQAESLDELNLWLEERCKALWEDIPHGIEPGSVANAWADESECLMVAGRPFDGFVEYRKRVSPTCLIHFERNRYSVPASFANRTVSLRVYPDRFQVVAEGQPICAHQRIINRSHDGPGHTVYDWRHYLAVVQRKPGALRNGAPFLELPDAFQRLQRHLLRNPGGDREMVEILALVLHHDEQLVLTAVTMALEAGVPTKTHILNLLYRLVDGKPISTPPVTAPQALQLVSEPVANVERYDDLRKEKRHAS
- a CDS encoding cation diffusion facilitator family transporter, which gives rise to MAGLSRQIRENIVLYGALFANVGIAVAKFAAAAISGSSSMLTEGVHSLVDSGNQVLLLYGQAKARRPADATHPFGYGRELYFWAFVVAILIFAVGAGVSIYEGWLHIAEPEPLRDPTINYVVLGVAVLLEGTSWFIAVREFNGKRGASSWWQSIRRSKDPAGFIVLFEDSAALIGLAIAGIGVWASHYFANPRIDGFASIAIGLILAGVAILLAREAKGLLIGESADPAIISVLWTILAKRSQISAVNHVRTIHTAPNAVFVAISADFVDDLPMGDAERLIEDIEREMKACVPDLTSIYIRPEKQSDAVRQTPPA
- a CDS encoding Ku protein translates to MAARAFWQGQIKLALVSIPVEVYPATKSGAAVSFRQIHEPTGKPIHYEKVVSGVGPVDRDEILKGFELSKGNYVLLEQEEIEAVKIESRKTLDLVQFVEADAIDVLYYEKPYFVVPADDLAEEAYAVLRDALRKAKKVGLGQLSVRGREQLVSIKPCGRGLVMEVLRYADEVTKAQTYFRGLPADTADEDMLDLATSIIDKRTAPFKPEEFRDRYVDALHRLIEKKKKSKGKRIIEEVDDEPARKGGNVIDLMAALKKSAGETARTPATKKRSKSGSATGNMRAPAAKRKSA
- a CDS encoding NAD(P)H-dependent oxidoreductase, producing MPLKALALNCTLKADSRQESSTDAMIAVLTKAFSKNDVTVSETVRVAALDIRPGVSSDEGDGDAWPGLREKILAHDIVIFGGPIWMGQISSTAKRVLERMDAFLSETDDKGRMPSYGKVAVAAIVGNEDGAHFCSAQLFQALNDVGWTIPAVAACYWVGEAMGSVDFKDLGETPEAVMKTAEMVAGNAAHLASLLQSSPYPG
- a CDS encoding MgtC/SapB family protein, which translates into the protein MGQFSVEIYALPGSLLSGNQHSAAFSGIIATGLIIFSKGEIKNLTTAAHIWLASMIGIASGAALWPLVASATLVAILMLSLLGFVERRWLASEERQGE